A DNA window from Vigna angularis cultivar LongXiaoDou No.4 chromosome 1, ASM1680809v1, whole genome shotgun sequence contains the following coding sequences:
- the LOC108330953 gene encoding pentatricopeptide repeat-containing protein At3g06430, chloroplastic produces the protein MASLSLSFSSSIVPSSIPHHKSTKIHTQDSTFRVTCFAISSPPSKPVVKKRHWKKGEFPGTSETSFDDSTRRTPIKNIKRKLEKKNSAKAWVNTVTESLSEQIDKKQWLQALQVFDMLREQTFYKPKEGAYMKLIVLLGKSGQPHRAHRLFTTMIEEGLEPTPHLYTALLAAYCRSNLIDEAFSVLNEMKRLPLCQPDVFTYSTLIKVCVDAFKFDLVELLYEEMAERSITPNTVTQNIVLGGYGKAGKFDQMEKVLSSMLESTTCKPDVWTMNTIISVFGNKGQIDMMEKWYEKFRNFGIEPETRTFNILIGAYGKKRMYDKMSSVMEYMRKLQFPWTTSTYNNVIEAFADAGDVRHMECTFDQMRAEGMKADTKTFCCLINGYANAGHFHKVISSVQLAGKFEIPENVAFYNAVLSACAKADDLMEMERVFKRMKDNQCQPDETTYMIMIEAYRKDGMNDKIYYLEQEKQTLITDKKIVSHSEDEIYCSDS, from the exons ATGGCTTCCctttctctctccttttcttcttccattgttCCCTCTTCAATTCCTCACCACAAATCCACCAAAATCCACACTCAAGACTCCACTTTTAGGGTTACCTGCTTCGCCATTTCCTCTCCCCCCTCCAAACCCGTTGTCAAAAAGCGACACTGGAAAAAAGGTGAGTTTCCTGGTACTTCCGAAACGTCGTTTGACGATAGTACGAGGAGGACCCCCATCAAGAACATCAAGAGGAAGTTGGAGAAAAAGAACAGTGCGAAGGCATGGGTCAACACTGTCACCGAGTCCTTATCTGAACAAATCGACAAGAAGCAGTGGCTTCAAGCCCTTCAG GTATTTGATATGCTTAGAGAACAAACTTTCTACAAGCCTAAAGAAGGGGCGTATATGAAACTCATTGTGCTGCTTGGAAAATCTGGTCAACCCCACCGTGCCCACCGACTTTTCACCACAATGATTGAAGAAGGTTTAGAACCTACTCCTCATCTGTACACAGCATTGCTTGCTGCGTATTGCAGGAGCAACCTCATTGATGAAGCTTTTTCAGTTCTTAATGAGATGAAGAGGCTTCCTCTTTGCCAGCCTGATGTTTTCACTTACAGTACCTTGATCAAAGTTTGTGTGGATGCTTTCAAATTTGATTTGGTTGAGTTATTGTATGAAGAAATGGCTGAAAGGTCCATCACACCAAACACGGTGACTCAGAACATCGTTTTGGGTGGTTATGGTAAGGCGGGGAAGTTTGATCAGATGGAGAAAGTGCTTTCGAGCATGCTGGAGAGCACTACCTGCAAGCCTGATGTTTGGACAATGAACACCATCATTAGTGTCTTTGGTAACAAGGGTCAGATTGATATGATGGAGAAATGGTATGAAAAATTCCGTAATTTTGGGATAGAACCTGAAACGCGCACTTTTAACATTTTGATTGGCGCCTATGGGAAGAAAAGAATGTATGACAAAATGTCATCTGTTATGGAGTATATGCGCAAGTTGCAATTTCCATGGACAACCTCGACCTATAACAATGTGATTGAGGCATTTGCCGATGCTGGTGACGTGAGGCACATGGAGTGTACATTTGATCAGATGCGTGCTGAGGGTATGAAAGCAGATACCAAAACTTTCTGCTGCCTTATCAATGGTTATGCAAATGCAGGTCACTTTCATAAAGTAATTAGCAGTGTTCAATTGGCTGGAAAGTTTGAGATACCTGAGAATGTTGCCTTTTATAACGCAGTCTTATCTGCATGTGCAAAGGCAGATGATTTGATGGAAATGGAAAGAGTTTTTAAGCGTATGAAAGATAACCAATGTCAACCGGACGAAACAACATACATGATCATGATTGAAGCATATAGAAAAGACGGTATGAATGACAAAATATACTATTTGGAGCAGGAAAAGCAGACATTGATAACTGACAAAAAAATAGTGAGCCATTCTGAGGATGAGATCTATTGTTCAGATAGCTAA